In Blautia sp. SC05B48, a single genomic region encodes these proteins:
- a CDS encoding GNAT family N-acetyltransferase: MIRKMQNIDIDRVADIWLKTNLKAHYFIPEQYWTSNYELVKEMMSQAEVYVYEDDKMIQGFVGLSNEYMEGIFVSDEMQSCGIGKLLLEYIKNKKARLRLNVYQKNTRAISFYQREGFDIQCEGFDDATGEKEYTMLWQQK, encoded by the coding sequence ATGATCAGAAAGATGCAGAACATAGATATTGATAGAGTTGCTGACATATGGTTGAAAACCAATTTAAAAGCGCATTATTTTATTCCTGAGCAATATTGGACAAGTAATTATGAATTAGTGAAAGAAATGATGTCACAAGCGGAAGTCTATGTGTATGAAGATGATAAAATGATTCAGGGGTTTGTCGGATTAAGTAACGAATACATGGAAGGTATTTTTGTTTCTGATGAAATGCAGTCATGTGGTATAGGTAAACTTTTATTAGAGTATATCAAGAATAAAAAAGCTAGATTGCGATTAAACGTATACCAGAAGAATACCAGAGCCATCTCTTTTTACCAAAGAGAAGGGTTCGATATTCAATGCGAAGGATTCGATGATGCTACTGGTGAAAAAGAATACACAATGTTGTGGCAACAGAAATAG
- the deoC gene encoding deoxyribose-phosphate aldolase, translating into MDKKEILKKVDHTLLGQTATWDDIRGILDDAMKYEAASACIPAAYVKQAAEYVAGKLPICTVIGFPNGYNTTAVKVFETKDAIANGASEIDMVINIGFLKDGRYEEVENEIRAIHEACDGRIFKVIIETCLLTEEEKIKMCEIVTNAGAEFIKTSTGFSTAGATFADVELMKKYIGKDVKVKAAGGISSFDDAEKFISLGAERLGTSRLIKILKNTDTGAGY; encoded by the coding sequence ATGGATAAAAAAGAAATATTAAAAAAAGTGGATCACACATTACTTGGACAGACTGCAACATGGGATGATATTCGAGGAATCCTGGATGATGCCATGAAATATGAGGCTGCATCTGCATGTATTCCGGCTGCTTACGTAAAACAGGCAGCGGAATATGTAGCGGGAAAACTTCCGATTTGTACAGTGATCGGTTTTCCGAACGGATATAATACAACTGCTGTAAAGGTATTTGAGACGAAAGATGCCATTGCAAATGGTGCTTCAGAAATCGATATGGTTATTAACATCGGATTTTTAAAGGATGGAAGATATGAGGAAGTAGAGAATGAGATTCGTGCGATCCATGAAGCTTGTGATGGAAGAATCTTCAAAGTCATTATTGAGACATGCCTTCTTACAGAAGAAGAGAAAATTAAAATGTGTGAGATCGTTACAAATGCAGGAGCAGAATTTATCAAAACTTCTACCGGATTTTCTACAGCGGGAGCAACTTTTGCAGATGTAGAGCTGATGAAGAAATATATTGGAAAAGATGTAAAAGTTAAGGCAGCAGGTGGAATTTCATCCTTCGATGATGCAGAAAAATTTATCAGTCTTGGCGCAGAGCGTCTTGGAACAAGCCGTCTTATTAAGATCCTGAAAAATACGGACACTGGTGCAGGATATTAA
- a CDS encoding purine-nucleoside phosphorylase encodes MYEKLMTCLESVRKKIDFKPEVALILGSGLGDFADGIQIEQTIDYTDIEGFPVSTVKGHKGRFVFGYVEKTPVVIMQGRVHYYEGYAMSDVVLPTRLMGMLGAKKILLTNAAGGANPSYKPGDFMMITDHITTGVPSPLIGPNMDELGTRFPDMSEVYSRRLQDVIRKCAKECDIKLQEGVYVQFTGPNYETPAEVRLAQRWGGDAVGMSTACEAMAARHMGMEICGISCITNMAAGISQKELNHKEVQETADRVAKSFKELVTKVVVNM; translated from the coding sequence ATGTATGAAAAATTGATGACATGCCTGGAAAGCGTAAGAAAGAAAATTGATTTCAAACCAGAAGTTGCACTGATCCTTGGATCCGGACTTGGAGATTTTGCAGATGGAATTCAGATTGAACAGACCATCGACTATACAGATATAGAGGGATTTCCGGTTTCTACTGTAAAAGGACATAAAGGACGTTTTGTGTTTGGGTATGTGGAGAAAACACCGGTTGTAATCATGCAGGGACGTGTTCATTATTATGAAGGATATGCAATGTCAGATGTTGTTCTTCCAACGCGTCTTATGGGAATGCTCGGTGCGAAAAAAATCCTTCTCACTAATGCAGCAGGAGGAGCTAATCCTTCCTATAAACCGGGAGATTTCATGATGATCACAGATCACATTACAACGGGAGTTCCAAGCCCTCTGATAGGACCGAACATGGATGAGCTGGGAACCAGATTTCCGGATATGAGTGAGGTATACAGCCGCCGTCTTCAGGATGTGATCCGCAAATGTGCAAAAGAATGTGACATCAAACTTCAGGAAGGTGTTTATGTACAGTTTACAGGACCAAATTATGAGACTCCTGCAGAAGTAAGACTTGCACAGAGATGGGGTGGAGATGCAGTTGGAATGAGCACCGCATGCGAAGCTATGGCTGCCCGACACATGGGAATGGAAATCTGTGGAATTTCCTGCATCACAAATATGGCAGCAGGAATTTCCCAAAAAGAGCTTAACCATAAAGAAGTGCAGGAAACAGCAGACCGCGTAGCGAAATCCTTCAAGGAATTAGTAACAAAAGTTGTTGTAAATATGTAA
- a CDS encoding phosphopentomutase: MKKYKRIFTIVIDSFGAGEMPDAAQYGDEGTDTMGHISQNVDEFTIPNLQKLGIANLHPLKQVAAVERPMGYYTFLKEASTGKDTMTGHWEMMGLHITKPFKTFTETGFPKELIDELEKRTGHKVIGNKSSSGTEILDELAEEEIATGHMIVYTSADSVLQICGNEETFGLDELYRCCEIARDITMRDEWKVGRVIARPYLGKKKGEFKRTSNRHDYALKPYGKTALNALKDAGYDVISVGKIFDIFDGEGLTESNKSKSSVHGMEQTIDIAKREFEGLCFVNLVDFDALWGHRRNVKGYAEELERFDVKLGELLDELREDDLLIITADHGNDPTHTGTDHTREKVPFFAYSPSMEGYGKLEDQNTFAVIGATIADNFEVKMPEGTIGSSLLDELK, from the coding sequence ATGAAGAAATATAAGAGAATATTTACTATTGTAATAGACTCCTTTGGGGCAGGAGAAATGCCGGACGCAGCCCAGTACGGGGATGAAGGAACAGATACTATGGGACATATTTCCCAGAATGTAGATGAATTTACGATTCCAAACCTTCAGAAGCTTGGAATTGCAAATCTTCATCCGTTGAAACAGGTTGCAGCAGTGGAGCGACCAATGGGTTATTATACATTTTTAAAAGAAGCCAGTACCGGAAAAGATACTATGACAGGACACTGGGAAATGATGGGGCTTCACATCACAAAACCGTTTAAGACTTTTACAGAGACCGGATTTCCAAAAGAGCTGATCGATGAGCTCGAGAAGAGAACGGGACATAAAGTAATTGGAAACAAGAGCTCCAGCGGAACAGAGATCCTGGATGAACTGGCTGAGGAAGAAATCGCTACCGGTCATATGATCGTTTACACATCTGCTGATTCTGTATTGCAGATCTGCGGAAACGAGGAGACTTTCGGACTGGATGAACTGTATCGCTGCTGTGAGATCGCCCGTGATATCACCATGAGGGATGAGTGGAAAGTCGGACGTGTTATTGCAAGACCTTACCTTGGCAAGAAAAAAGGTGAGTTCAAACGTACCAGCAACCGCCATGATTATGCACTGAAGCCTTACGGAAAAACTGCGCTTAATGCATTGAAGGATGCAGGTTATGATGTGATCTCCGTTGGAAAGATTTTTGATATTTTTGACGGCGAGGGATTGACAGAGTCTAATAAGTCAAAAAGCTCTGTTCATGGAATGGAGCAGACAATTGACATTGCGAAAAGAGAGTTTGAGGGGCTTTGTTTTGTAAATCTTGTAGATTTCGATGCTCTTTGGGGACATCGACGCAATGTAAAGGGATATGCAGAGGAACTTGAAAGATTTGATGTAAAACTTGGTGAACTTCTTGATGAGCTTCGTGAGGATGACCTTCTGATCATTACAGCTGACCACGGAAATGATCCGACGCATACAGGAACTGATCACACAAGAGAAAAAGTACCATTTTTTGCTTATTCCCCATCTATGGAGGGATACGGAAAACTGGAAGATCAGAATACTTTTGCAGTAATCGGTGCAACGATCGCAGATAATTTTGAAGTTAAGATGCCGGAGGGAACAATTGGAAGTTCTCTTCTGGATGAACTGAAGTAA